A genomic stretch from Plasmodium cynomolgi strain B DNA, scaffold: 0003, whole genome shotgun sequence includes:
- a CDS encoding hypothetical protein (putative): protein MIKDNIGSTLKTFKTSDWRPQVELIKETILEKIGSLDPEDIKPKFEEIKGAIIEKITANIESEVKPKLDNIKLNVLDTLDDINNGVLQPKINDIKDTINRNIGNLEYEVIPKIGKTIKECVTDKIGDISTGIGKTSETIKDTVISNVKSVCDNVPVAKNIKEMANKIIPDPNLTMEQNLINSVSRSTLGFNIFGDLKNRFKNLGSTTKAIGSLCVSFLLAIGGIISLLCFFHIMLHLNY, encoded by the exons atGATAAAAGATAATATCGGAAGTACTTTGAAAACATTTAAAACCAGTGATTGGAGACCTCAAGTAGAATTAATTAAAGAAACAATcttagaaaaaattggaagtCTAGATCCAGAAGATATAAAAcctaaatttgaagaaataaaaggagctattattgaaaaaataacagcaaATATCGAATCTGAGGTAAAACCAAAATTagacaatataaaattaaatgtgCTGGACACATTGGATGACATTAATAATGGAGTTCTTCAGCcaaaaattaatgatataaaaGATACCATTAATAGAAATATAGGAAACCTTGAATATGAAGTGATaccaaaaattggaaaaactATAAAGGAGTGCGTTACAGATAAAATAGGAGATATTTCAACTGGTATTGGAAAAACGTCAGAAACAATAAAAGACACAGTAATTAGTAATGTAAAATCAGTGTGTGATAATGTTCCTGTTgctaaaaatataaaagaaatggCTAATAAAATAATCCCAGATCCAAACTTAACcatggaacaaaatttaataaattcagTGAGTAGATCAACATTAGGATTTAACATTTTCGGGGATCTTAAAAatcgttttaaaaatttaggaAGCACAACTAAAGCAATTGGAAGTTTATGTGTATCGTTTTTATTAGCAATCGGAGGAATCATTAGTTTA CTCTgcttttttcatattatgcttcatttaaattattaa